From Bacillota bacterium LX-D:
TTGGTGCAGGTGTAACTGTTGGTGTTGGTGTTGGTGTTGGCGTTGGCGTTGGCGTTGGCATTGGTGTAGGTGCTAATGTTGGTGTAGGAGTAGGTGTAGCTGTAGGTACTGGTGTTTCTGTAGGGCATGGTAATTCAGGCTCTTCTTCATTTTCTTCCAGGGTAACGTCAACTACAACTACCTCTTCTTTCGTTTCCGTAACTTTCACCTCTACATCTAAGACGGCCATTTGTTGCCAAGGGTATTCTTCCGGTGTGAAATGGCGGCCATGAAGGCATTCCTCATCATAGTTTGGCGGGCTTAAATCAATGTCTTCAATATCGCAATTTATATCAAAATTCATTCCAGGTTCAGCGTCGAATATGTCTATGGTAGTAGAAAATGGTTCTTTAACTGCTTTTCTCCAGACAGCATTGTCGCATAATCCTACATAAGAAATATGCTTGCATAAATTTCCTTGAACTGTTGCTTGACCTTGCCTTAGCCTTGATTCTTTCCTGTTAAAATTAGCCTGAGCATCAATACCTATTATTCTTTGAACCGGCTGATCAAAACAAATTTCATTCTGTACAGTTACTTTGGATCTTCCCCTACCAACTATATTTTCGCATTTCAAGATATCCCTTTCAACTTTTAGGTGAGGGCCTTCTACATCTTTAATATATTCTAAATCCAGGTCTTCTGTTACCTTTACTTTAACTTTTATTTCCGCTTCCTGGGTAGCTTCATCCTCCATGCCAGTTTTTAACTCAACTTTAGCCGATTCTACAATGGCATCAACCATTACTTCCATGGCCTCTGTAACTCCCGGCAAGTCAAAAACTACTTCCCATTCTTCATCTACACTAGTTTCAAACATTTTTTGGCTGTCTTTTTCCACATAAAAAATTTGCTTATGTAAGACACCTGCAACTTCTACCTGATCGGTCATAATCTCAGTTTCAATATCTGTAATCTTGGCTTGCACATCTTTAATCATTTCCACCTGACGGGGAAACTCTAAATCTGTGTTTAACTCAAATCTCTTTTCTCCCTGACCAGTAATATTGTGAATAGTTAATTGCCCTTTGACCACATGCATCTCTTTATTATTGGACATCATTACATCTGTTACAATATCCATTTCCGTTGTCCGAGTAGCTTTAGAATACAACTCTAAAGTAATATCCTGACTCCAAACATCAGGTTTATTATGTTTACCAGTACTTTCTTCTGCCTGTGTAACAGCATTCACCATACCTTCACAAGCAATTGTATCTTCGGGCCTAACTCCCGGCATTTCAATAGTGCAAGTGAAAGACTCTTCCATAGGCAGATCATAAACCCCACCTGCCTCGTACTCAACTCCTTCAAAGCACCCATCCATTGCAGCTACCCAGGTAATTTGTTTATACAGCTGGCCCCTTATTACTCCTGTATCATAGTCAGACTGTGCTTCCAAATTCTTAACATCAATATGTACATCTTTAATTTTTTTTACTTCTACGGGAAATTCCATTGTATTGGTTAAATTCACATGATTTGTACTATTTCTCACAACTGATTCGGCACAAACTCTTCTCTTTACAACCTCTAAGTTATCTGCCAAAGATAGCTCCTCCTCTCCCAAATGTTTCATAATAATATATGCAAAAAAAAGGGAAAAGTGCTATTTATTTTTTAATTTCAAAATTCATTTTTTATTTTTAAACTACTATGAAAAATAATACTTTATTGGTATGCTTTAACTATAGATCTTTATCAGCACAATAAACATGGGGGTGGGACAATGGGAGATGCAATTTTTAAGCAAAAAAGCGGTATTTTAGGTGTGGGAATTGCGGCACCTTGCGGGATTATTACTCCTGAACAATTAATTGGCTTAGGAACCCTGAGTAAGAAAGTAAAAAGTTTAGGAAGTAAATTAACTACTAGACAGACAATTATTTTTTTAATTAAAGAGGAAAAACTTAAGGATTTCCAGGCAGGTGTTCAAGAGCTTGGCTTACGGATTGGCTCCTTTGGTGAAGTTATTCGCAATGTAAAAAGCTGCGCAGGTGGGGAACAGTTTTGCTTACGAAGTTTAACAGACGTCTTTAAGTTAGCAACTGAACTTCAAGAAATATATATGGACCAAAAGGTGCCTCATGATTTTAAAATTTCCGTAGCAGGGTGCCAACGAGGCTGCACTGACCCGCTCTGTGCCGATTACGGCATTATTGCTACCGGGCCTGATACCTATAGTATTTATTTAGGAGGGCGAGGAGGAAGCAGGCAGCCGGAACATGGAACTTTACTCTGTTCGGAAGTTAATGTCCAGGGTGTAAAAGCTGTACTGGACTTTGTCCTGGATAAATACCGTTCTTTAGGTCAGCCCAAAGAACGAATTTGTAAAACCATTGGAAGAATAGGAATAGAACAGTTTACGCCTGATAATGAGTTCTTAAATAAATATCAACCTGAAGATAGTGATAACGATTTTCTACAATTTTTAGGAAGGTGAGAGTCAAATGTCTGCAAGTAATATAGATATCGCTAAGATTAATCAAGTTGTGCAGAAATGCTGTAAAACCACAGAAGAGTGCTCCAAATGTGCCCAGGGAAAATGTCTGATTGGTTTTGCTAAAATAGCGCTGGAATATGCTGAAAAGAAAAATGTTGTGAGCATTGCTAAAGGAGGCAGCTTAGTTCCAACGGGAGATTACAAAATTTATTACCAAGAGGATCTAATAAACGCATTAGTGGAGGTTCTAAGCCAATGCCAAGATTGTCAAGATAACCATGAAAACGATTGTATCATTAATATAATCCGCATGTCCTTAGAAACAGCCCTCCTAGGAGAAAACATTCCCTACGAAGGAAGTGCCTTTGGCTACTTAATGCAAGTATTGAAAAAGGATAGCACTATTGGGCAAAAGCTCTTGGATAAGTTCAAAAATAAATAACTTTAGTCAGATCGAGTAAGGTAAAGCCGAAGTAATTTGCTTCGGCTTTATCCTTCTCACAGAACCGTACATACAGGTCTCGTATACGGCTCCTGATAAACTCAGTCTGATTTCCCTAACCTAGAAATTGATGGTGTGGGGAGCAAAAGATAGTCTATGCTGAATTAGTTAATAAAGATGCAGCAATTTTAATATAGGATTTAAAAAGTTTAATCCACTTAATAAAACGAGAATAATAGCCACGGGGGTTATATATTTTAAGATAAGGGTAATTATCCTCAATAGTCTTATATTTTGTATTTTTCCGTTATTAGATGCTTCTTGAGCAATATTTTTAAAGCCCCATTTCCAAGCTAAAAAAACTGCCGTTGCCAAGCCAGCTAAGGGCATTAAGATATTTGAGGTAGTATAGTCAAACAAATCAAACATAGTTTTGCCAAAAAGTTTAAAATCACTTAAGACACTGAAGGATAAGGTAGCTGTGGAGCCTACAAGCATTAAAGCCCCTAATGTAAGTAAAACTGCCTTAGGACGGGAAAGCTTAAACTCTTCTGTAAAATAAGCTACAGGTACTTCGAACATTGAAGTAATGGCCGTAGTTGCGGCAATAGCGGAAAGGATAAAAAACAAAACCATAAAAACATTGCCTAATGGCATGGAGCTAAAGACAGTAGGAATAGTAATAAACAACAATGAAGCTCCTGCATCAGGTTGAAAACCAAAGGCAAATACTGCAGGGAAAATAGCTAATCCTGCTAAAATGGAAACTAGAGTATCGGAAAGAGCAACTTTTGCCGCCGTACTCACTAAGTTTTCTTTTTTGCTAATATAGCTGCCGTAGGTAACCATTGTACCAATACCAATGGAAAGCTTAAAAAAAGATAAGCCTAAAGCTGTTAGAACTACCGCCCCTGTAATTTTTGAAAAATCAGGCTGGAAAAGAAATTTTACACCTTCCCAGGCATTAGGCAAAGTCAGTGCTCTCAGATCAGATATAATTAGTAGAAAAAATAAAATGGGCATGAGAATTTTAGTGACTCGTTCAATGCCATTACTTACCCCAGCTAAGATAATACAACTAGTTACCAGCAATACCATAAACTGCCAAAATAAAGGTTCTCCCACTCCGCTGACAAATGTATTAAATACGCTGCCCGTTATCTCTGGTTTAGTGGTTGACAAAACTCTGCTGGCAGCTTTAAAAATATAAGCATATACCCAACCTGCCACATTAGAATAAAAGGCCATAATCAAGAAAGCTGAAATGCAGCCCGTCAAACCTGTCAAAAACCAGGGTGTCCTGGGAGCCAATTTTTTAAATGCTCCTACGGGATTGGCATTTGTAGTTCGTCCGATAATCAATTCACTTAACAGTAAAGGCAACCCCACAAGGATTAAGCAGATTAAATAAATGAGAATAAAAGCTGCTCCACCGTTTTGTCCCGCTAGGAAAGGGAACTTCCAAATGTTACCTAAACCAATGGCAGAGCCTAAAGTAGCAGCAATAACACCTAAGCTAGTAACAAACTTATCCCGCCCTAAATTATGTTTTCTTTTTTCAGCATTATTCTGCACCCTACTGCCCCCTTATTTAAACTTATAATATGATTATAATCCCGGCTTATTAAATTTTGTTATTTATGTACATATTTGTTATGATAATTAGTAAATTGTGCAATAGATAGGAGAACTTGTTCATGAAAGTGTTGCTAACTACTTTAAATTCTAAACATATTCATTCATCCTTATCCATCTACTATTTACAAAGCTACTGTCAAAAATTCCGAGACAATATTAGTATTCAGGAATTTACCATTAACCAAAATGAGGATAAGATACTTGCTGAACTTTATAAAGGCTCCTATGACCTTATTTGCTTTTCCTGTTATATTTGGAATATTACCAAGACCTTAGAGATAATTGAACACTTAAAAAAAGTTCAGCCCAAAGTAAAAATCCTTTTAGGAGGCCCTGAGGTTACTTATGACCCTCAAGAGATCCTTACAGAGCATCTGTCTATCGACTATATAATTTGCGGTGAAGGTGAAGAAACCTTTCAAGAGCTCCTTAATCATCTTATTCTAGGTCAAGGAAACCTAGAAGACATTAAAGGTTTGGTTTACCGTTTAGACCAAAGAATTACGGTAAACCAACCTAGGCCTTTAATCCAACAGCTAGATAAAATACCTTTTCCCTACCTAGAGAACATGGATAGCTTAACCAATAAAATCATTTATTATGAAAGTTCTAGAGGCTGCCCCCATAGTTGCACCTACTGCCTATCTTCAACAATTAAAGGAGTAAGATTTTTTTCCTTACCTAGGATAAAAAAAGATTTGCAATTTTTCTTAGACGCCCGTGTTCAGCAAGTCAAATTTGTTGACCGGACTTTTAATGTTAAAAAAAGTCATTGTTTAGAAATTTGGCAGTTCATTGCCGCCCATGATAACGGATATACAAATTTTCATTTTGAAATTACTGGTGATTTATTAGATGAAGAAGAACTCAATTTTTTAAGCAAAGTTCGACCTGGTTTATTTCAATTTGAGATTGGAGTCCAATCAACTTGTGAGGAAACTATGGAAGCTATTAACCGTCAAGTTGATTTACAAAAGTTAAGTAAAAGCATTAAGCGGCTTTTAGCTACCCCTAATATCCATTTACATTTGGATTTAATTGCCGGATTACCTAAGGAAGGCTATACTACATTTCAGACATCTTTTAATCAAGTATATGCTCTACAGCCCCACAATTTACAATTAGGTTTTTTAAAGCTTTTAAAAGGGTCTGCCATCAGGGAACAACAACAGCTCTACAACTATTTATATAAAAGTACTCCTCCTTACGAAGTACTACAAAACAAGTTTATTAGCTATAAAGAAATTTTAGCATTAAAAAACATTGAGGAACTTCTGGAACTTTACTTTAATTCAGGAAGTTTTCAATTTTCCTTAGAATTTATTTGTACTAACTTTTATCAAAGTTCATTTAGATTCTATGAAGATCTAAGCAATTACTGGGAACATAATGGGCTTTATTCTTTAGCTCATAGCCAAAAAGAACTGTATAAAATACTTTTAACTTTCTATCAAAACATGGAACTTCCCCATGTCCATGTCTTTATAGAAGTTTTAAAGTTAGATTATCTTTGCCATGTAAAAAGCATTGTTCCCGATTTTTTGCATGGGGTAGATGACCCTCATTTTAAAAATAAATGTTACGAATTTTTACGAGTTCCTGAACACATTCAGCACTATCTACCCCACTACAGCTCTCTCTCGGCCAAACAGATTGCTAAAAAGGTTCACTTTGAGCACTTTAACTATAATGTACAAAAGATTATTAAAAACCCTGGCGGCAAAAACTATACCCCAGACAAAGTTACTCTGCTATTTGATTATGGTCATCCCAGTAAGCATTTTAAGCGAAGTCCTTTTATCTTAGTACCTGTGAACATCGAGTAAGATAAAGCCGAAGCAATTTGCTTCGGCTTTATCCTTCTTACAGGACCGTACGTACGGGCCTCGTATACGGCTCCTGATAAACCCTCAGCCACTTCTCGCAGAAGCGAGACAAAACGGCGACATTGTATGTTTCCAAATCAATTAACCCTATTCCTTAAACCACTTGTTTGGTAAGTCCATACTTTTTAATGGGCTTGCGGAGTTACGCCGGGTTGTCATAGATATTTTCTCAAACTGACCTTTATATCCTCGCCTATGCAATGTCTTGTGCAAACATGCCGGGCAAACTAAAGAAGGAGCAGGTATTTACCTGCTCCTCCTCTTTAGTTTGCTGTTGGTGTTGTAGTTGGTGTAACTTGAGGCGGTGGACAGGTGTTACAATTATCAGGATTAAATACTTCATCTTCTTCACAGAATGAAGGACATTCTGTTGGATTAGTAAATGGCGGACAGAAGGGGCTTTCGGTTGTGGGTGCTGGCTGACAAACATCAATTGAACATACTGGTGCACATACAACTTGTAAAGCATGTTCAAAGGCCCTAAAAATCTTTTCCACAACAACTCTAAAACGAAATTCGCAGCGGGGACAAATATTGGCATCTATATCGTCTGGTTCTAAAGCAGCTTCAATAACTTCTAAGCGGGTATTAAAAACGCAAACCCGGCGTGGCAATGGACCATCCTCACAAAAGATATCAAAGCACTCATTTACATCTCCTAGAGGAACTTGAACTGTAAAAGCTGCGTCTTTACGTGTTGCAACGCCAACTCTTCTTTGATTATCAAAGCGGAAAAATACATCAATATCATAAGTTCCTGTGATTTGGGCACAGCTATCAGAAGGTGTTACTGAAGTAATTGTTAAACCGCTGACAACTGCATCGAAGGGGCAAGCATCTGCTGGGAGACAATTTCCTGCGGAATCTTTGCAAATATAATGGGTATCGTGGAAGCATTTTTCACCAAAACGACATACTACTTCCCTTAATTCTGGACGACATTCCAATTCAATAGGTTGATTTTGCCGGTAACTCAAAGTTATTCCTCCCTATAAAAAGTATTATTTTTTAGGTGGTTTTAACTTCCACCTGATACATAATATGTGGATGCAGCTTTTTTGACATAGATATATATATTCTTTTCAATATTTTTTTGGTATTTTATTTATAAATACAAGCCATGTATTAGGCAATAAAAAAATAGCCCCCAAGTATAGGAGGCTTACGCATATTGGACAGTTGAGTTATTTAGATTTTAAGCTTCACAATCATATTTTTCTCTTTCTTCCCGTTTAATTTCAGCTCCAATCTTCTGAAGCTTACCAACGATGTCGTCGTAGCCACGGTCAATATGGTGAATACAGCCTATCTCTGTCTCTCCCTCTGCCATTAAACCTGCAATAATTAAAGCCGCCCCAGCTCTTAGATCTGTAGCTTTGACAGGTGCCCCGGTTAAATGTTTAACTCCTTTAACGATGGCGCTATGCCCTTCAATAATAATTTTGGCACCCATTCGCTTAAATTCATCTACATGCATAAAGCGGTTTTCAAATACAGTTTCACTAATTACGCTAGTTCCTTTAGCCGTAGTGAGCATGGCCATAACTTGTGCTTGCATATCCGTCGGGAACCCGGGGTAAGGTAATGTTTTAATATCTACTGCCTTAGTTTCCCCTTTAGCCTTAACTCGAATGCCGTTATACTCTTCAGTAATTTCTACTCCTGCTTCAACTAATTTTGCCACAACAGGTTTTAAGTGATCTATAATTACGTTTTCAATTACCAGTTCACTGCCGGTAGCTGCCGCTAAGACCATATATGTCCCAGCTTCAATGCGGTCTGGAATAACGGAGTGACTCACACCCTTCAGCTGCTTCACTCCCTCAATTTTGATAATATTTGTACCGGCTCCGGAAACATGCGCTCCCATACTATTTAAAAAATTAGCCAAATCAACAATTTCCGGCTCCTCGGCTGCGTTTTCAATGATAGTTATTCCTTCGGCTAAAACCCCAGCCATCATAATATTTTCCGTTGCACCTACGCTGGGGAAATCTAGGTATACTTTTGCTCCCTTTAATTTACTTGCTCTTGCCTCTACTACGCCGTGCCTAATAATTATTTCGGCTCCTAAAGCGGCAAAACCCTTTAGGTGCAAATCAATGGGTCTAGTTCCAATGGCACATCCCCCAGGTAAAGCTATTTTTGCTTGGCCATAGCGCGCTAAAAGAGGACCCATTATTAAAAATGAAGCCCTCATTTTGTTAACCAATTCATGAACTGCTTCCTGTTGCTTGACTTCGGAGGCATTAATAGTAACTTTGTTTTTTTCTATATGATCAATCTTCGCACCTAAAAGTTCTAATACCTGATAGCTTGTTTTCACATCAGCAAGATGCGGAACTTCCTGTAAGGTGCATTGGCTTTCTGCTAAAAGCGTTCCGGCAATGATTGGTAGTACTGCGTTTTTAGCACCGCTGACGCTAATGGTTCCCTGTAATTTTTTGCCTCCTGTTACGACGATCTTCTCCAACTAGTCTTGCCCCCCTGTTTTTATACATTCACAATCTTCCATTGCTTTTTCCCTGTTATTGTCAATTAAGATTTAACCCCTAATATTCTCCATTTAAAAGTGGGGAACCTAAAAGCACATAAGTTTTGCGCTCCACTTCATTATAACTCACTGCAGCATTTAAGTTTAGCTTGTAATCTTTGACTTTTACATTTTCTTTAATTTTTCGGCTATATCCGCTAAAGCTTACCAAATTTTGGTTGGATATCCCCTCGATTTTTTTAGCTTGTGCTTCGGCAAACATTTTAGCGATTAGAGCTTCTTTTTGGTGCTGCGTTAGTTTTTGTTCAATAGTACCAGTAAGATAAGTTGAAATATTAGGCCTAGCGTGTAAATCAGCAAATATCTTTTCTAGCTTCCTTTTCCAATTAGTTATGTTCTTGTCTTTTCCTTTTTCCGTTAAACTTAACAGCAAATAGGTTGTAACTTTCCCTTTTAAATCCTTACTAGACTGAATTATACCGTAAAAGCTAATATCTTGACCAGAGCTGCCTTCCAAAGTAAATCCTTGGACTCTCGGTCCACTTGTTGTGGTGCAGGTCAGAACAGCGTCAGGTACGAGCTGAGTTGCCGCATCTTTCAACGTAGGAAGGAGTTCGTCCTGGTCTACCTTAGTGCTTTTAAGCTGAGCCCACCCTTGGATGCTAGCCTCTTTTAAATTTGCATGAGATGCATCGAAAGCACATATGACAGGATCTCTCTTAGCTTTAACTATGTCTAAATTAGGTAATGCAATGAAGCAGTATGCCCCACAAACTATAATAAGGCCTATAACTAGGAATAACTTTTTAAGCACTAGAATCCCCCCATCTTTACATCACACTATCCTATAAAACTATTTTTACCAACTATTCATCGGATAATCATGTTGACTCAAAAATGGGTTTTAAAAAGCCTAGCGATTAATTATCGCTAGGCTAGCATAACAAAAAGCCTGCGGAATATCCGCAGACTTTTTGTCCTTAGGTCAATTGCTGAAAAAGCAATTTACTTTCTTAGTGTTCTACTTCTTTTATAGTTTTCCTGCAAGTAATCTGTGGAATGAGTGGAAATATTACTCTGCAGCTTTAATTCTACTTACAGCTCTACGCAGAGCTAATTCAGCACGCCTAATATCCAATCCGTCTGGACGTTCTTTTAAACGTCTTTCCGCTCTATCCTTGGCTCTTCGTGCTCTATCCATATCAATCTCATCACTATTTTCAGCCGTATCCGCTAAGATCGTTACTTTATTGGCAAAGACCTCCATAAATCCACCGCTTACAGCAATTTTGGAGTTTTGCCCGCCAGTGGTGTATTCTAAAACACCAGGTTCTAAGCTTGTAATCAAAGGAGCATGGTTAGGTAAGACACCTAAACAACCTTGACTGGCAGGAACAGATTTAATTTCGTCTACTTCCTCCCTTAAGACCAGGCGTTCAGGCGTTACTATTTCCATGACAATCTTATCTGCCATTGTCATCACGCCCTTAAGCTAATTCTTTCGCTGCGGCAACAGCCTCGTCAATCGTACCAACCATCAAGAAGGCTTGTTCAGGTAAATTATCGTGTTTACCCTCAAGAATTTCTTTGAAACCACGAATGGTTTCTTTTAATGGAACGTATTTCCCAGGCATAGATGTAAATGCCTCCGCAACGTGGAATGGTTGTGATAAGAAACGTTGAATTTTTCTAGCCCTTGATACAACTAATTTATCCTCTTCTGATAACTCGTCCATACCAAGAATCGCAATAATATCTTGTAGTTCTTTATAACGTTGTAGAACCTGTTGTACACCACGAGCTACTTGATAATGTTCATCTCCAAGAATTCTAGGATCAAGAATTCTTGATGTAGAGTCAAGCGGGTCCACTGCAGGGTAAATACCCAACTCAACAATTTGTCTAGATAATACAGTAGTTGCGTCTAAGTGCGCAAATGCTGTAGCAGGTGCAGGGTCAGTCAAGTCATCAGCAGGTACATAAATAGCTTGAACTGAGGTAATGGAACCCTTCTTGGTAGATGTAATCCGTTCTTGTAAGGCACCCATTTCTGTTGCTAAGGTCGGCTGATAACCAACGGCGGAAGGCATCCGGCCTAACAATGCGGATACTTCAGAACCAGCCTGAGTGAAACGGAAGATGTTGTCAATAAAGAGTAAAACGTCTTGCCCTTGGGCATCACGGAACTCTTCAGCAATTGTTAGCCCCGTTAAACCAACTCTCATCCTAGCTCCAGGAGGCTCATTCATTTGTCCGAATACCATTGCTGTTTTATTAATAACCCCAGACTCATTCATTTCTTGATAGAGGTCATTACCTTCACGAGTACGCTCACCAACACCAGCAAATACAGAATAGCCGCCATGCTCGTAAGCAATGTTTCTAATAAGCTCCATAATTAAAACGGTTTTACCAACACCAGCACCACCGAAAAGACCAACCTTACCACCTTTTGCGTAAGGTGCCAGTAAATCAACGACCTTAATGCCAGTTTCTAAAATTTCTGTTGAAGGCTCTAATTCTTCAAAGGTTGGAGCCGGCCTATGAATAGGCAGTTTGTTTTCTGTTTCAATAGGTCCTTTACCATCAATAGGTTCGCCAATAACGTTGAACATTCTACCTAAGGTAGCATCACCAACAGGTACGGAAATTGGCTCTCCAGTATCAACAGCAATCATTCCTCTTTGCAACCCGTCTGTTGAAGACAAAGCAACGCAGCGAACAGTATTATTACCTAGCTGTTGCATAGCCTCCATAGTAATATTTATCTCTTGTTCTGTTTTTTCTTTTTGGTCTGCACTGCGAATTTTAACAGCGTTATATATCTCCGGCAATTGTTCATCAAACTGCACGTCAACTACCGGACCAATAACCGAGATGATACGTCCTTTGTTCACCTAGTATCACTCCTTTACTATGCTATTCCTTTATTTAGTCCAAAGCTGCCGCGCCACTTACTATTTCAGTAATTTCCCTGGTGATGGCTGCCTGACGTGCTCTGTTAAATGTTAAGGTTAGTTTTTGAATCATTTCACCGGCATTATTAGTAGCCGCATCCATTGCCGTCATCCGGGCACCTTGTTCACTAGCTTTCGACTCAAGTAGAGCCTTATAGATTAAAGTCTCTAAATAGCGTGGCAAAAGTGTATCCAGTACTGCTGCAGCAGATGGTTCATAAATATACTCGGCTTGATAGGTGTTACTATTTTCTTCAGATTTCTGTTCCACATCTGCGCCGGCTATAGGAAGCAGCACTTCATCCAAAGGTTGTTGTTTAATAGCGGAATAAAACTTAGTATATACTAAATGTAATTCCGAAATTTTGCCGGATAAGTATATCTCAGCAACCTCTTTAGCCAGCTCTCTTGCTTGAATATAGTTAGGCTCATCCCCAATATCCACATATTCACGGATAATATTGTACCCTCTTCTACGCAGATAATCTAAGCTCTTCTTGCCTACTGCAATAATCTCACACTGGTCTTTACGATCACTATTGCTAGCGTCTACCATTCTGAGGATATTGGCATTATAACCGCCGCAGGAACCTCGGTCTGCAGTAATGACAAGATAACCTACTTTATTAGAATCC
This genomic window contains:
- a CDS encoding nitrite reductase; its protein translation is MGDAIFKQKSGILGVGIAAPCGIITPEQLIGLGTLSKKVKSLGSKLTTRQTIIFLIKEEKLKDFQAGVQELGLRIGSFGEVIRNVKSCAGGEQFCLRSLTDVFKLATELQEIYMDQKVPHDFKISVAGCQRGCTDPLCADYGIIATGPDTYSIYLGGRGGSRQPEHGTLLCSEVNVQGVKAVLDFVLDKYRSLGQPKERICKTIGRIGIEQFTPDNEFLNKYQPEDSDNDFLQFLGR
- a CDS encoding F0F1 ATP synthase subunit epsilon, which codes for MADKIVMEIVTPERLVLREEVDEIKSVPASQGCLGVLPNHAPLITSLEPGVLEYTTGGQNSKIAVSGGFMEVFANKVTILADTAENSDEIDMDRARRAKDRAERRLKERPDGLDIRRAELALRRAVSRIKAAE
- a CDS encoding B12-binding domain-containing radical SAM protein gives rise to the protein MKVLLTTLNSKHIHSSLSIYYLQSYCQKFRDNISIQEFTINQNEDKILAELYKGSYDLICFSCYIWNITKTLEIIEHLKKVQPKVKILLGGPEVTYDPQEILTEHLSIDYIICGEGEETFQELLNHLILGQGNLEDIKGLVYRLDQRITVNQPRPLIQQLDKIPFPYLENMDSLTNKIIYYESSRGCPHSCTYCLSSTIKGVRFFSLPRIKKDLQFFLDARVQQVKFVDRTFNVKKSHCLEIWQFIAAHDNGYTNFHFEITGDLLDEEELNFLSKVRPGLFQFEIGVQSTCEETMEAINRQVDLQKLSKSIKRLLATPNIHLHLDLIAGLPKEGYTTFQTSFNQVYALQPHNLQLGFLKLLKGSAIREQQQLYNYLYKSTPPYEVLQNKFISYKEILALKNIEELLELYFNSGSFQFSLEFICTNFYQSSFRFYEDLSNYWEHNGLYSLAHSQKELYKILLTFYQNMELPHVHVFIEVLKLDYLCHVKSIVPDFLHGVDDPHFKNKCYEFLRVPEHIQHYLPHYSSLSAKQIAKKVHFEHFNYNVQKIIKNPGGKNYTPDKVTLLFDYGHPSKHFKRSPFILVPVNIE
- a CDS encoding DUF3794 domain-containing protein; the protein is MADNLEVVKRRVCAESVVRNSTNHVNLTNTMEFPVEVKKIKDVHIDVKNLEAQSDYDTGVIRGQLYKQITWVAAMDGCFEGVEYEAGGVYDLPMEESFTCTIEMPGVRPEDTIACEGMVNAVTQAEESTGKHNKPDVWSQDITLELYSKATRTTEMDIVTDVMMSNNKEMHVVKGQLTIHNITGQGEKRFELNTDLEFPRQVEMIKDVQAKITDIETEIMTDQVEVAGVLHKQIFYVEKDSQKMFETSVDEEWEVVFDLPGVTEAMEVMVDAIVESAKVELKTGMEDEATQEAEIKVKVKVTEDLDLEYIKDVEGPHLKVERDILKCENIVGRGRSKVTVQNEICFDQPVQRIIGIDAQANFNRKESRLRQGQATVQGNLCKHISYVGLCDNAVWRKAVKEPFSTTIDIFDAEPGMNFDINCDIEDIDLSPPNYDEECLHGRHFTPEEYPWQQMAVLDVEVKVTETKEEVVVVDVTLEENEEEPELPCPTETPVPTATPTPTPTLAPTPMPTPTPTPTPTPTPTVTPAPTKKPKPGKEKPIKPTGTPTPEGTLKPEPGKPSHSFCYYRIQPGDTLYKLAQRYNTTVEAIVAQNPGIEPNNLQVNTWIKIPCGASGTKG
- the murA gene encoding UDP-N-acetylglucosamine 1-carboxyvinyltransferase, encoding MEKIVVTGGKKLQGTISVSGAKNAVLPIIAGTLLAESQCTLQEVPHLADVKTSYQVLELLGAKIDHIEKNKVTINASEVKQQEAVHELVNKMRASFLIMGPLLARYGQAKIALPGGCAIGTRPIDLHLKGFAALGAEIIIRHGVVEARASKLKGAKVYLDFPSVGATENIMMAGVLAEGITIIENAAEEPEIVDLANFLNSMGAHVSGAGTNIIKIEGVKQLKGVSHSVIPDRIEAGTYMVLAAATGSELVIENVIIDHLKPVVAKLVEAGVEITEEYNGIRVKAKGETKAVDIKTLPYPGFPTDMQAQVMAMLTTAKGTSVISETVFENRFMHVDEFKRMGAKIIIEGHSAIVKGVKHLTGAPVKATDLRAGAALIIAGLMAEGETEIGCIHHIDRGYDDIVGKLQKIGAEIKREEREKYDCEA
- a CDS encoding sodium-dependent transporter is translated as MQNNAEKRKHNLGRDKFVTSLGVIAATLGSAIGLGNIWKFPFLAGQNGGAAFILIYLICLILVGLPLLLSELIIGRTTNANPVGAFKKLAPRTPWFLTGLTGCISAFLIMAFYSNVAGWVYAYIFKAASRVLSTTKPEITGSVFNTFVSGVGEPLFWQFMVLLVTSCIILAGVSNGIERVTKILMPILFFLLIISDLRALTLPNAWEGVKFLFQPDFSKITGAVVLTALGLSFFKLSIGIGTMVTYGSYISKKENLVSTAAKVALSDTLVSILAGLAIFPAVFAFGFQPDAGASLLFITIPTVFSSMPLGNVFMVLFFILSAIAATTAITSMFEVPVAYFTEEFKLSRPKAVLLTLGALMLVGSTATLSFSVLSDFKLFGKTMFDLFDYTTSNILMPLAGLATAVFLAWKWGFKNIAQEASNNGKIQNIRLLRIITLILKYITPVAIILVLLSGLNFLNPILKLLHLY
- a CDS encoding YwmB family TATA-box binding protein, encoding MLKKLFLVIGLIIVCGAYCFIALPNLDIVKAKRDPVICAFDASHANLKEASIQGWAQLKSTKVDQDELLPTLKDAATQLVPDAVLTCTTTSGPRVQGFTLEGSSGQDISFYGIIQSSKDLKGKVTTYLLLSLTEKGKDKNITNWKRKLEKIFADLHARPNISTYLTGTIEQKLTQHQKEALIAKMFAEAQAKKIEGISNQNLVSFSGYSRKIKENVKVKDYKLNLNAAVSYNEVERKTYVLLGSPLLNGEY